Sequence from the Crassostrea angulata isolate pt1a10 chromosome 9, ASM2561291v2, whole genome shotgun sequence genome:
TCTGTACGCAACTTTGACGACTCGAGCGGCCgatttgtgtacatttgtttatgacgtcacaatggagaCATTTCACACTATTTACATTATATAACCTTACTCCACAGGTTATATTAGAAAAAGATAAAGATATCGCTTTAAAAATTCATGTATGAATTATAAGGAGGAAGTGCAGGAACAAAACATATTTAcgttgataatctgtaaaaacTAGAGCTAGCGACACTGTGTTTCAGTATAAGTGAATACATCAAAACTCATTAATGTCAATAGTGTAGTCACAAACTTGGGTATGTAAAATAATTCGACgattaaatctttaacaaaGAAACATTGCTACACTTTAAAATGAGCATGAACTATAGTTCAGTATATTATGTATGGCTATTCGGACCCAGAAATAGAGAGGAAAGTAGTcaagtaattttataaatttgccAATAAAAAGTCCATAAGATACGTACATGTAGAAAgtgaattttcaatatcaccCATTTTTGAGACTGTTTACTAATCAGAACATGGAAATATTTAGATGGGGAACCGGGTACtctcacacatatttttttacaaatctaAAATTTCTTCCGTTCCCTGTTAATAATaaacatgaaatatttattttattctacAGTATATATTATACAGGACATGTAATGTACAAACAATATTATGCACGTTCCAATATTAAATACGAGGGATGTGGTAAGGCATTGAACTCTGTTTACTGATATTAATCAAACAGAttagtttatacattttttaaacagtcTTTTTAACAATACATATAAAGAAATTGATAGAAGGTGTTGTGCCCCCTTTAAATTCATCTTCACAATTTAGATATACGTAAcaatagaaaattaaacaatattatgACAAGTTGTAAATccttataattgtttttttttctgtagttAGATATTTGCGTCTGACTTATTATTatagaaattttcatttttgcgGGAAATGGCTTTACTTTTTAtgtcatatatgtatataaaattacGTCATAATAACATTACCTGTCATGGATTCAATATTTGAATTCTGAAAATGCGACACAAAGGAAGGATCATTTCTGCAAAAACTAGTAAGAAGTTATCCAATTTAAAACGTTTCACCAAAAAAGAAGAAGAGGAAAGTGTTGAAGAAAATCAGAAAACAGAAGAGTTCGACAGTCAGGCCAATGTATGGAACGGGGAGAGGAGAGTGATAGAACTAGACATTTTGATTGAGGGTTTGCGATCCTGTGTCCATTGCTCCAATCCTTTAAGACTAGAATGGTGTGTCAGTGAGAGGAAATATGGTCTAGCCTccattttttacataaagtgTTCGGAGTGCAATGGCATCAGCCCAGTATATACGGGGAAAAAGCACAACACAGCAAACAAGTCTGGTCCCGCTAAATGTTTTGACGTAAACACAAAACTCGCAGCAGGTAAGCGGGCCTTATGATTAGATTCaaatacataataaaaatataacaggTTAATATGTACCTATAATTTCATGATTAAATTTAAGTAGGttaatatgtttatttgtaagTATATCAATTTCTGAGTATACATAAATTTCATGTCGTTCACAAACGTTTGGGGAAGTGTAGAATGTGGGCGCCAATCTGAGATAATTGACAACATTTGAGAAGAATtccgaataaaaaaaaaatatacgttTAACACGATTAGAAAAAAAGCCACTCTTGCACGCTTTGCACGAATTGTCCGAAACGTTTCAGTTTACATGAAAAGCTATATTGCTTACACAAAACATTTCTCGCATGGAATTTGCATGCTTTTTGTTGTATATGCATTCCATATCaagtttttaattcaattaatatgattaaaatatatttctagattttgaatgacaaaatattcataGATTTAACATGATGACAAAGATATacatatgttttaaatgtaCTTCCCATTCTCTATGCAATATTATATGATCGGCTGGCATATTAAGATTGGATTTTTCACAATTACAGCAATGATTAATGTTGGCATAGGGGAGCAACAAATGAACAACATTTTAGCAGAATTAAATATTCCATCAATTCACCACAAAACTctaaaagaaagagagagagaagttgGACGTGCATTCGAAGAAGTTGCAGATAAATCATGCAATAATGCATTGCGGGATGAAATAATATGTACTAACAGGTATCACTTCAATTAAAGTTatatacagtatttaaaaaacaCACAATGGAAAATGACTTCTATTTCGTTAtgcaaagtaaaattaactctaACACTTCACATGaataatgtatatataactGTTCTTACAAAGGCACGCACGCACACATTTCCAAACCAtgacataggcgtcggaagggggggggggggggcttggggactttgccaaaaaatggggggggggcttaacccccccccccattttttggcaaagttagacctaaccataagggacatagcatcatagagggttcagccccccccccccactttttctcgcagcaaagataattgttcctaaatttaccttgaaagattgagaagttggataggcatacccccccccccccccccccggattaggatttccatgattttgattttgggaagtagttttttttcctcaatatttctgaggattagtctagcccccccccccccccttccactttcaatttgctctCAATCATATCCAAAGAGTAAAATATGAAATGCTAATCTCATGAATTATACACACAACAAATGATAtctacaaataatttttttatctgttCTAGCGGTGACGGAACCCAGGTTCCACAGGTTTCCTGTGATGGGGCATGGCAAAAGCGAGGGACGGGTCAGAATTATGACAGCCTTTCAGGACACGTAACCGTTGTCGGCAAATACACCAGAAAATGTCTCGGATTCGGTTTAGCATGCAGATCATGTCGGAAGTGTACATACGCCAGATGGAATAAAAcgcaagttaaaaatcataactgCAAGAGAAATTGGACAGGATCCGCGAAGGGAATGGAACCATTTTTAACGGTGAAATGTCTCAAGTCATTGAAAGAAAAAGGCTTTAATGTCAAAAAGCTAACCATGGATGATGACACAACCACATTCATCAGAGCTAAAAAAGCAATCTCCCCGGAGTTAACGAAATCTAGCGATAAAAATCATGTCGTCAAGAATCTTACTAGCAATTTATACAAACTTCGACAGGAAAACAAAAACTTGAGTGTGAAGATTATTAACTATTTCAAGAAATGTTTTTCATACGCAGTCCAGCAAAATCGAGGTAGCCTAGCATCCCTGCAGAAAAATTTAGAGGCTATTGTTCCCCATGCATTTGGAGAGCATGTCAAGTGTGATGTACACTGGTGCGGATTTTTGAAAGCCCCAAATTTGTACAAGCACAAGTCGCTACCGCACGGCAAAGACCTACACGACGAGGGTCTGCGGAAGTCACTGTCTTGTGTATTCGCTAAATATGCCGCTAATGCCGACAAACTTGCTGATTTGGAGTCTTCAAATTCAAATGAGAATCTCAACCAAATGATTGCAAAGAAGGCGCCAAAATCACAACACTATTCTGGGTCAGAGAGTTTAGCCTATCGCCTATCTGCATCTGTAGCACAGAAAAATGAGGGACACAAATATATGTTAGAGGTAAgtatctaaatttaaaaaaaaacacgtttatTATTCGTaaattagggggggggggggtgtcaggGTGATGGGTGACCgaattaccggtatatttttGTGTAAGAATGTTTTTTTATAATCTTGTTATACATAATTGTCTCTTCTAATTACCTAGGTCAACAAAACGTGCAATCTTTCACCTGGAAAACACACAGCAGAAAGGCTTCAAAAGTTGGACGTGAAGAGAAACATAAAGAGAGCCAAACAGGGCACTGTCCAGGCGAAGCGGGATAGGCTAAGGGCAAAGGAAAATCGGCATTCTGCACAAGCACTAGAGGAACTTAAGGAAGGAACAACGTACGAGTCGggtgttttaataaataaagaagAGGCTCAGCTTGAAGAAGAGATACAAGAAATCCCTTTACCAGCAACCGACAAAAAACGGACTGTGGTCTCCCCTGCTCCGTCTTCTTCTAGTTCAATTATTGTTCTTGATCTAGAAACTACAGGATTTGGTAAGTGTTTactatacatttatattatgaatTGATGAAAATATAGAATCTAAGTAATTATATGTTTCAAAGATGTAAGAcattttgtgtatttattttcaGCTACAGAAAGCAGTATTATACAAATTGCGGcaagagatttaaaaacatcTGATCATTATGTGAGATTTATCATGCCAGAAAATGGTTTTGTCCCGTCTGCCGTATCAAAGCTGACTGGCATCGAAGTGCATGGACTGACCATGTATTATAACCTTGTTCCGGTAGAATTTACATCATGCAAACGTGCAGTTGATGAATTCCTGGCATggctgaaaaaatacaaatcgcCGCTGCTTGTTGCGCACAATGCAAAGTTCGATGCGCGCATCCTAGTGTCCACCATGTGCAGACTTAAGATGGATGACCACCTTAAGGACATCGCTGGATTTAGTGATTCAATGCATCTTTTCAAAAAAGAATATCCAGGAAGAGGCTCTT
This genomic interval carries:
- the LOC128164010 gene encoding uncharacterized protein LOC128164010 translates to MRHKGRIISAKTSKKLSNLKRFTKKEEEESVEENQKTEEFDSQANVWNGERRVIELDILIEGLRSCVHCSNPLRLEWCVSERKYGLASIFYIKCSECNGISPVYTGKKHNTANKSGPAKCFDVNTKLAAAMINVGIGEQQMNNILAELNIPSIHHKTLKEREREVGRAFEEVADKSCNNALRDEIICTNSGDGTQVPQVSCDGAWQKRGTGQNYDSLSGHVTVVGKYTRKCLGFGLACRSCRKCTYARWNKTQVKNHNCKRNWTGSAKGMEPFLTVKCLKSLKEKGFNVKKLTMDDDTTTFIRAKKAISPELTKSSDKNHVVKNLTSNLYKLRQENKNLSVKIINYFKKCFSYAVQQNRGSLASLQKNLEAIVPHAFGEHVKCDVHWCGFLKAPNLYKHKSLPHGKDLHDEGLRKSLSCVFAKYAANADKLADLESSNSNENLNQMIAKKAPKSQHYSGSESLAYRLSASVAQKNEGHKYMLEVNKTCNLSPGKHTAERLQKLDVKRNIKRAKQGTVQAKRDRLRAKENRHSAQALEELKEGTTYESGVLINKEEAQLEEEIQEIPLPATDKKRTVVSPAPSSSSSIIVLDLETTGFATESSIIQIAARDLKTSDHYVRFIMPENGFVPSAVSKLTGIEVHGLTMYYNLVPVEFTSCKRAVDEFLAWLKKYKSPLLVAHNAKFDARILVSTMCRLKMDDHLKDIAGFSDSMHLFKKEYPGRGSYKLESLSTDLMEQQFENMHNAEVDVNILTALLKRVSNVHEKLIDISFSTESVLVNNQKLINKKMYLSSFSGLINEQVLSKTQCSNLAAQGIGEFHISLVRKRAGTEGIKNMLRGKITKLDSVCEKLFKFYSSNNAQ